In Pseudomonas sp. ADAK2, the genomic window TATCAGGTGCAGCTGTTGCGACCACGGCGTGGAAGGTTCTTCTGCCGTGTCGATCACCCGTTGGCGGGGCGCAAGGGTTTGTCCCTGCGGGCATTGCTCGATTACGCCGTGGTCGGCACGCGGATTCCGCCGATGATTCGCAAGATCCTCGCCGACATCCAGGGCGAGCCGGACTTCAACCCGAGTGTCGAATGCGCGCAATTCGATGCGATCCGCCGAGTGGTGATGTACTCCGACGCCGTGGGCCTGGCGACGATGGAAGCGCTCACCGAACTGGCCGATCAGGGGTTGATCCGCCTGCTGGAGTTTGCCGACGTACCCAGCGACGACCCCGGTTTGCAGCTGCATTACGGCATCGTCAGCCGCGCCGGTTACTCCCTGACCCCGGCGGCGCTGGCGATGATTGAGGCGATTCTGACGGTGGATCGGCGGTTGCTGGCGGAGGGATGACATCAACCGAAAATCGACTGCCAAATGATCAAGCAGCCATCGCTCTGTGTCAGGCACGCCGCGCCAGCGACAGCAATGCCCGCGGCTCACCCAACGCCCGCAACAAACAATGCATCGCCTCTTCCCGACTGCGCTCAAAGCGATAACGGGCCTCGATGTACAGCGCCAGTTTCAGTTCCACCGGTTCATCCAGCGGCAACGGCACCTGCTGCAACCCCAGCACACTGGCGACCCGGCTCGGCAGGCTCATGCCGAAAGGCTGGCGGTCGGCGATCAATTTGGCGGCCAGGGTGCTTTGGGTATTCACCGCCAGGGTGCGACGCAAGCCTTTCAACCCCAAGTGCAGATCCACCGGGCTGAGCCCGTCGCGACGGCTGGAAATCTGAATCTGCGGCTGTTCCAGATAGGCTTGCAGCGTGCGCGGCGGTTCCTTGAGCGCCGCGCCATAGGCAAACACGTAATGGTCCGCCGGCAACACTTGCTTGTGCAGACCGGCGAGCCCGGCCAGGGGTTGGTCGAGGTCGATCAGGATGTCCAGTTTGCCGCTCGCCAATTCTTGCAAGGCGTCCCGCCGCCGTGGCTGGAAGTAGCGCACCTGCCAGTCGGCCTGGGGCGCTTCGAGCAGCGCATCGAGCAGCACCGGTTGCAGGCAATCCAGGCAACTGATGCGCAGCAGCGGATTGCTTTGGCGCGCGGCCGGGATCATCCGCAAACCGTCGCGCAACGATTCCAGCGCCGCGCGCACGTAGTCGGCCAGGCGATGGGCGACCAGCGTTGGCGTCACGCCGAGACGGCTTTTGATGAACAACGGATCGCCGCACAAATCCCGCAGCCGGCGCAGCGCATTGCTCATCGCCGGTTGCGACAGGCACATCACCTCGGCGGCGCGGGTCACGCTGCGTTGCTGGTATATCGCGTCGAAGGCAAGCAGCAGGTTGAGGTCGAGCTGGCGTAAATCAAGCATGGTCTTGCTCCGGCAAATCGCTTAACGTCGGGCAGCCTAACCAGTGTCCAGGAACACGCTGTGAGCCCTACATGACAAAAAGCGATCAGCCATTGCCGAATGCGTTCTACGCCCCGACCTTGCTGCCAGCCATCGAAGAACTGCTGGCCCGAGGCGTCGCACGGGAAACCATTGAACGTGTGTTTCACCGCAGCTTGTTCGAGTTGCGCACGCCGTTCATGCGCATCCCGCTGTTTCTGTCGCGACGATTCTGGGCGTTGGCGCTGGAGCAAAGCGCCGACCCATTGATCGGGCTCGCGGCGGGACGGCGTTTTGTCTCGACCGCGACCAATGGCCTGACCTACCTGTTCGATGTGGCCGCGACCCTGGAAAGCGCTTGCGCGTATTTCGTCCGCTTCTTTCCGTTTTTCAACGGGCACTACCAGGCGCAGATCGTACGCGACGAGGACGGTGTCGAGCTGCGCCTGCTCGACTGCGGCAGCCTGAAGGCCAGCGCGCCGACCACCGATTACATCCTCATCGGCCTGTGCAGCATGCTGCGCCGAAAATTCCTCGCCAGTGGCCTGGAGCGCGATCCGATACTGGGCGTCAATCTGGCGTGGCCGACACCGGCCAATCCTCAGGATCACGAACAAGCCTTTCGCGCACCGGTGCACTGGCGCCAGCCGCACCCTTCGCTCCGCCTCGATCCGCAGTTGTTCGTGACCGCGCTGACACCGGGCAATCATGAGCTGGAGCAAACCCTGGTGGACTTGCTGGAACAAACCCGACTCAACAGCGAACCGACATTGCTGGAGCAGGTCAGCGACCATCTGATCGCCGACCTCGCGGGTGCCAACTGGCAACAGTTTTGCGCTGATCACCACATGCTGGAACGCACGGCGGCGCGGCGCTTGAAGGCGTTGGGCTGGAGTTTTTCCGAGTTGCTGGATGAGTATCGGCGCTGCCAAGCTGAAGACTTGCTGCAGGCTGGGGCTCTGGAGCTGGTGGAGATTTCGGATCGATTGGGTTACGGCGATGTGCAGAGTTTCAACCGCGCGTGTTTGCGCTGGTTGGGGTGTGCGCCGGGGGTGTATCGGGCGCGGTGGGTGAATTAGAAAAACGAAGATCAAAAGATCGCAGCCTTTGGCCGCTCCTACAGGGGATTGCGTGTATCCACCGGGCATGGTTGGTGTACTCGATCCCCTTTAGGAGCTGCCGAAGGCTGCGATCTTTTTACGGTGTCACTGCCCCGCCGCTACGCTCGTTGCCGCCTGCGCCGGCGTCACAATCGTCTTCAAATCAATATGCTTCCACTCCGGCTTCGCCCCCAGCCGCGCATTGAACCGATAGTTGAAGGTGAACTCATCCGCCGTCGCCACGCTCAGCGGTTTGCCATACACCGCTTCCACCCCCGCCAGGTCGTACCCCATCAACTGCAACAGCGTCGGGAAGATGTTGTAGTGACTCGACCGATCCTTGTTGCCGGGCAGTTGCGCCGACCAGTCCAGCGTCTTCAACCCGCTGCCCTGAATCACCACCAACGGCACCAGTCCTTCCTCCTCCACCGGGTCGCCGCCGCAGTGGGTATTGAGCCCGGGATTGCCGCGCTCATGCAGATCCTGGCCATGGTCCGAGGTGTAGATCAGCGTGGCATGGCTCAAATCCGCCTGGGCAAACAGCCGTGAGAAAAACTCCCCGACATTCCACAGCAACGTGTTCTTGTAGGCGTTGCGGTACAGCAGCCAATCATCCGGCTGGCCGTTG contains:
- a CDS encoding LysR family transcriptional regulator; translated protein: MLDLRQLDLNLLLAFDAIYQQRSVTRAAEVMCLSQPAMSNALRRLRDLCGDPLFIKSRLGVTPTLVAHRLADYVRAALESLRDGLRMIPAARQSNPLLRISCLDCLQPVLLDALLEAPQADWQVRYFQPRRRDALQELASGKLDILIDLDQPLAGLAGLHKQVLPADHYVFAYGAALKEPPRTLQAYLEQPQIQISSRRDGLSPVDLHLGLKGLRRTLAVNTQSTLAAKLIADRQPFGMSLPSRVASVLGLQQVPLPLDEPVELKLALYIEARYRFERSREEAMHCLLRALGEPRALLSLARRA
- a CDS encoding AraC family transcriptional regulator ligand-binding domain-containing protein, which codes for MTKSDQPLPNAFYAPTLLPAIEELLARGVARETIERVFHRSLFELRTPFMRIPLFLSRRFWALALEQSADPLIGLAAGRRFVSTATNGLTYLFDVAATLESACAYFVRFFPFFNGHYQAQIVRDEDGVELRLLDCGSLKASAPTTDYILIGLCSMLRRKFLASGLERDPILGVNLAWPTPANPQDHEQAFRAPVHWRQPHPSLRLDPQLFVTALTPGNHELEQTLVDLLEQTRLNSEPTLLEQVSDHLIADLAGANWQQFCADHHMLERTAARRLKALGWSFSELLDEYRRCQAEDLLQAGALELVEISDRLGYGDVQSFNRACLRWLGCAPGVYRARWVN